TGCACATAGGATTCGGGGATGTTGGGCAGTTCAAAGTTGATCACATGCGAGAGGTCGTCGATATCAATTCCCCTGGCAGCGATATCGGTCGCCACAAGGACCCTGGTTTGTCTTGATTTGAAATTGCTAAGCGCTTTCTGGCGGGCATTTTGCGATTTGTTTCCATGGATGGCTTCGGCCATAATACCGGCGCGGCTCAGGTCGCGTGAAACCTTGTCGGCACCATGCTTGGTGCGGGTAAATACCAGTGCCCTGTCGATGGTGTCTCCCTTTAAAACTTCGATCAGCAGGTTCTTTTTATTTTTCTTGTCTACAAAATAGACGGACTGATTGATCGTATCTACGGTGCTCGAAACGGGGGTTACGGAAACCTTCGAAGGGTTCACCAATATGGTATCGGCCAGCTGTACAATAGCAGGAGGCATGGTAGCGGAAAAGAACAAGGACTGCCTTTTTCTAGGCAGGCGTGCGATCACTTTTTTTACGTCGTTCACAAAGCCCATATCGAGCATGCGGTCGGCTTCATCCAGCACAAAAAACCGGATGTTATCGAGGATTACATGACCCTGGTTCATCAGGTCGAGCAGGCGGCCGGGTGTGGCTACCAGGATATCCACGCCTTTTCT
The sequence above is a segment of the Bacteroides sp. genome. Coding sequences within it:
- a CDS encoding DEAD/DEAH box helicase, whose protein sequence is MTFENLNLIEPILRAVKHEGYTTPTPIQAKAIPLVLNRNDILGCAQTGTGKTAAFAIPIIQLLSQETNLNGGKRPIRSLILTPTRELAIQIGESFAAYGHHTNLRYHVIFGGVNQHSQVNALRKGVDILVATPGRLLDLMNQGHVILDNIRFFVLDEADRMLDMGFVNDVKKVIARLPRKRQSLFFSATMPPAIVQLADTILVNPSKVSVTPVSSTVDTINQSVYFVDKKNKKNLLIEVLKGDTIDRALVFTRTKHGADKVSRDLSRAGIMAEAIHGNKSQNARQKALSNFKSRQTRVLVATDIAARGIDIDDLSHVINFELPNIPESYVHRIGRTGRAGANGSAIAFCDTEEKAYLKDIQRLIGRQIPETENVMYPLLNHTITQEIPKVQRKPSNSFQNQRRRRYS